In a genomic window of Candidatus Zixiibacteriota bacterium:
- the rsmI gene encoding 16S rRNA (cytidine(1402)-2'-O)-methyltransferase — MESNNHIPGKLFLVPTPIGNLGDITARALEVLASSEIIACEDTRLSGRLLAHFCLKKRLISYHDFNEQARLPMLLKILQEGGDVSVITDAGSPGLSDPAYRIIRAAIDNNITVSPLPGANALLPALTGSGLPLDRFFFEGFLPNKSGARKNRLEKLKELEHTLIFYESPFRIERTVEDVRVILGDRQACVAREISKIYEEFIRGSLSEISSRLQSKKIKGEIVLLVAGADKKKGKEDD; from the coding sequence ATGGAATCTAATAATCATATTCCGGGTAAACTTTTTCTGGTTCCCACGCCCATTGGCAATTTGGGAGACATAACAGCCCGTGCGCTGGAAGTTCTGGCATCATCAGAAATTATCGCCTGTGAAGATACCCGTCTTTCAGGACGGCTTCTCGCCCACTTTTGCCTGAAAAAGAGACTTATCAGCTATCACGATTTCAATGAACAGGCCCGCTTGCCGATGCTCCTGAAAATTCTTCAGGAAGGAGGAGATGTCTCGGTGATTACCGATGCCGGCTCTCCCGGCCTTTCCGACCCGGCTTATCGCATCATACGAGCCGCCATCGATAATAATATCACGGTTTCTCCCCTGCCGGGCGCTAATGCCCTCCTTCCCGCTCTCACCGGCTCCGGCCTGCCGCTCGATCGTTTCTTTTTCGAGGGCTTTTTGCCAAATAAATCGGGCGCCAGAAAAAATCGACTTGAAAAGCTTAAGGAGCTAGAACATACTCTTATCTTTTATGAGTCACCGTTTCGAATCGAGCGAACAGTTGAAGATGTCCGGGTGATTCTGGGCGACAGACAGGCCTGTGTGGCGCGCGAAATATCGAAAATTTATGAGGAATTCATACGAGGAAGTCTTTCGGAAATTTCATCGAGATTGCAGTCCAAGAAAATTAAAGGCGAGATAGTGCTGTTAGTGGCAGGGGCGGATAAGAAAAAGGGGAAAGAAGATGACTAA